A stretch of Vigna angularis cultivar LongXiaoDou No.4 chromosome 4, ASM1680809v1, whole genome shotgun sequence DNA encodes these proteins:
- the LOC108331168 gene encoding uncharacterized protein LOC108331168: MASSAAADGLFRPIYEGSISAYDNDVERRPYHRNCSCALHSKSGRGKPCRNKSQRCNSVSYPMRRAWSEGSLLLSTSAHSSPSSSPAAPRPQHEEEGHSHKLEVLFEM, translated from the coding sequence ATGGCCTCAAGCGCCGCCGCAGACGGGCTCTTTCGACCTATCTACGAGGGCAGCATCTCCGCCTACGACAACGACGTAGAGCGCCGCCCCTATCACCGCAACTGCAGCTGCGCGCTCCACAGCAAGTCTGGCCGCGGCAAACCCTGCCGGAACAAATCGCAGCGCTGCAACAGCGTTTCATATCCCATGAGGCGGGCCTGGAGCGAAGGGAGCTTGCTCTTGTCGACCTCCGCGCATTCCTCTCCCTCTTCCTCCCCCGCCGCGCCCAGGCCTCAACACGAAGAAGAGGGACATAGTCACAAATTAGAGGTTTTATTTGAGATGTAA